Below is a genomic region from Halictus rubicundus isolate RS-2024b chromosome 11, iyHalRubi1_principal, whole genome shotgun sequence.
CCATTCCAGGGGGTGTCAGCTGAAATCAATCAATATTCACAAATTCAACTGGTTTCAGTTGCTCGGTGAAGAGATGTACAGTGCCAGAGAAAGGGGTTACCAGAAGCGAGGAGGTAGAAATCTGAGAAGCGAACATTCCAGCAGGTCTGCCAGCCCGGACATGTCCAGAGCGGAGAATCTGGGATACGAGGACAGTCTGGACGTAGCATTCGAGCACAACAATAAGCTCAGGGATAAGATCCAGCAACGTATGAGGGAGAGCGAAAGTCTGATAGCCAGCACCTTTGGTCACAAGAGCGACAATGAGATTGCAGATGGCGAACACCCATTGAAAACCACCGAACAGAACGTTTTGAGGAACTCTTACGGACATGTGACAAATGAGGGTCACATGACTGTCGCCAATCTGTCGAACGGAGACTACAACGATGACTTGCACGTCAGATGCTTGCAAGAACAGAACTCTGGGAAGCTGAACTTGGACTCTGCAGGGTTCAAGAGCAAGATGAACTCTACGCTGGGTGGTTTGTTGGACAAAGCTTTGTCCAATCTGCTCCACAATAATGGAAAGCATGATCATAAGTAAGTAACGTAATCCTGTCATACATGAAATGTAAAAACTTGTAATTTTTCCTTTAATTCGGTCGAAGAGCAATTTTGACTTATCCGGCCAATCCCTCTAGCAAGTTTTCAGCAACAATTCTGTTCACAGTGGATCGACACCAATGAAAGTTCTAGCAGAGCTAGCTTGTGCCAGAGCCCCGACGTCAACCGCTGGCGACCAAGCCTCCCAAGAAGATGTTCAGCCCTCGATGAAGACTGATTCGCAGAGCAAGGAGTCCACCCCTGAAACGATTCCAGTGACCGTTGCCAAAGATCAGCAGAAAAAGGTTAGGAACCCTATCAAGGAGCTGTTCgagagaaagaaggagatgAACGAGAGAAAGCAGCAGGAGAAGTCGAAGACGGAGGCTGCTCTTCGAGAGCTGAACGTGCACAGACAGAGGAAGACCAAGAAGGCTAAGAAGCATCAGGACTTCCCCTTGATCCGTCGCAACGAGCATGGGGGTCTGGCGGAGAGGAAGAAGCGTCGTGATGGGTTCGAGAGGAAAGAGGAGTTCGCATCGGACAGGATCAAGGACGTGTATGAGTTCGACGAGGAGGAGAGCCAGATGGAGACGAACCTGGGCGGCGTGATGTCCTATAGGAACCGACCGGGCTACGAAGTGAGTTGTTTGAGGACTAAAGAGGTGGACGTGGCAGGCCTGATGTCCAAGGCGATCGGGGAGAGTTTAGAAAACGGGAAGACAGGGGACGCGTTGAGCACCAGGCTCGAGTCGATGATAGACAGGAAGTTCAAAGAGCTGGAGAAGTTCGTCCCGAAGACGAAGGGCGCGCTGAAGGCTTTCCAGAGCGAGGAACACCAGCGCCAGGTCACCGGGCCCATGGACGAGTTCGTCGAGAGGAACCAGCAGAAGCCGAAACGGGTCGCGGAGCCGAACCTGAAGCACTCGAGGCTGAAGAAGCGCAGCAAGAACCCGAGGAAGAAGGCCAGGAACGCCTGGTACGAGAACGACAGCTCCGACGAGTACAGGACCGCGGTGAAAGCCGAGGAAGACGTCGGCGTTGGGATCTCGAAGAGCCAGAGGACCTGCTCGAAAGGCAAGCAGAACATATTCGCGGAGTTGTACACGTCCGAGAGCGAGTTCGACGACGAGGACGCGGACTACGAGACGAAGAAGCAGAGAAAGGCGAAGAAGAGCGCGACGAAGGTGATAGACCTTGGGAACATCGGACAGGaccaggagacgatcgaggatgaCTACCGGTTGGAGAACGAGGAGGACGAGTGGAGGGACCAGAGCTCGAGGGACGACGACCGTAACAAGAACGACTGCGACAATAAAAAATCAGAGTCTGAAATGTCTGATCAACCTTTGGTCATCGACGAGAGGAAGGACTCGGACGAGCAGAGGAACAGCGACGAGGAGACCGaggctcagtacgagaggaacttCGAGTTGGATGACTTGTACAGAGAGGACAGTTCGGTGACCGAGTCGGACGCTGAAGAGTCAACGATTGCGGAGGCTCAGGACGCTAATGAACCTAACGAGAAGAGTTTATCGCCAGAGAAAGCGGACGATCAGGCAGACTATCCAAAGGAGGACGAGCTGATCCCACTGGAAGAGGCGTTGGACCTTCTGGATCAGACGGACGGTAACTTGGAAGCAACCTATGATAATCTGAACAAAGAGGCCCAGCCTGAAGAACAAATTGATGCTGTGGCATCAGCAGAGCCTGTGGAAGAGCACTATGAACCAGTTCAGGAGACAGCAGAGAAGAGTCCCAGCCCCGAAGAAGAACAAGAGGAGGAGGATGATGTGTTGGCCTTACCGGAGAAGCTGTCAACCAACGAGAAGCCGCAGAAGGAGTCCGAGAACCTTCCGCTCCACGTGTTCCTCAGCAGAAAGGTTCAGGAgtcgaagaagaggaaagagcaACAGTTGAAGAAGATACAGGAGGAACAGGAGAGAATCCTGCTGGACTTTCAGCCGACCAGGAGGCAGAGAAAGTGTGCGATCGGCAAGCAAGGTCTGCTGGCAGAGATAAGCAGCTCGGACGAGGAGTTGAGTCTCAAGGACAGCAAGAGGTCGGGCGACAAGTTGGATCACGAGAAGCAACGCAAGCAGAAACGGGAGTCCAAGGAGAAACGTAAAGAGAGGTACATCGAGAAGAAGCACGAACAAATGATAGCCAAAGAACAAAAGGCTATAGAGGACGAGATCCTGCGGGAGCTTGGGAAGAAGAAGGAACAGGGTACGACGGACATACGATCAGACTCTGACGAGAAGAGCGAGCCCATGGAGCTGGAGTTAATGGAGCACAAGATTGCTCAGGAGCAAGTACGGAAGAAGAAGCACCAGGCGAAAGAGAAGCAGAAGAAAAACAAAGAGGACGAGGCGGGGAGCGTTAAGAAGATCAACGAACAACTGAGCGACGTCGAGAACAATTGCAACAGGTCCACCCATGCGGAGAGCAACCAGGAGAGCGAGGACAAGCAGGAGTCTCCTAACAAGCAGAAGAAGCACTCGAAATCGCCGGCTAAGCCTAAGAGGAGCTCGAAGGGGGACGCGAAGGTTGTTGCGACAGGGAAGAAAGGTAGAAACTCGACCTCTGACAAGTCCAGAAGCAGAACGGATACGAAGGGGTCGAAGGACAAAGAGCGCAGGTCTTCTAGTGGTCGGAGGGACTCTGATGACGAAGAGTTGAAGACCACGAAGTCATGGAACAAAGTCGAAGAGGGCGTTGGTGTGGCGATTGGAAGAAGGAAACGCGCCGCTGTGAATCAGTTGTATTACTGGTCCAGCTCCAGCGACGAGGAAGAGATACTGGAGGTGGTTCCTACtgtggaagaggaggaggatgatCGACAGGAGCAGCACGGTTGGATCGTAGGGGATTCCCATAAGAGAATGATCACCATGCTAGCCATGGAGAAACAGTTGAAGGAGAAACGGAGGAGAAGCGAGGACGAATTCGAGCCTGGCAAGGCTAAAAGCAAGAAGCATAGAAACAGCACCTCTTGATACGTGTTTCACGATTAGGTTCgttaaaatctttaaaaataccGGAGAGTTTTTAGGTATTTTCTCTTTAACCGGGAGGACACGGTGGTTTTCTGCAGAGGACAGATAGACGGGAGAAACGTTATGCTTGAAGATAGGTGTTGCGTGTTTTGAGGTTATCTTCCCTCCCCCGCCCCCAAAAATCAAAGAACCGCACGCCAGGATTGCTACATAGATGGGAAGAATAGAAGAGACTTTTGTAACAAGAAGTAGCGTAACTAGGTCTTTTTGATACTAGTCTTAGGTTTGTGGTAACCGAAGGAATTCGGTTCATCGTGGTAGATGAATCATGCGTTGCCGGTGCAGCAACGAGGACtacaaaaacacaatttttgtgaaaactTGGGATTAGCTAATTAGAGGATGGACCGTGTCGTAGAAGAAGATGAATCTGGGTAGCTTTCTTTGTGTTCTCTATGCAAAAATGGTCGAATTTAGTTTCTTTTCCGAATGTTCTTAATCGATTCGCACGGAGAATGATCTTACTCTTAAATTGTTCCGATCGACGTTTATTTGTTCCACGATGAACGAAACGCAACGTACTGCCAAGAAGAAATTCAACTGCTTTCGTTGAAGAAATCGTAGCGAAATGTTaattttcgttttgtttttttttttgtttttgttttttcggtTTAAACGAGAAAGAAGACCGGAAGAGCGGGTGTTAGAGTAAATCTTGTATTGTACATAGCGGCTTGGCGTTTCACGTTAAAAAGGGCAAGCTCGTATTTACGTTTAAGGGATAATTATGATTCCAAGctcttataaatattataaatattacctACCGTTTAGACTGAATGTGAGAAATAGCGGAATTAATTAAACGGGAAACCGACAAAAAAAACATTGTATGAAAAAAAGAGCACCTTTAGACAATACCTAGGACATTTGTAATGTTTAGTTTATCCCTAGCGGATGATCTTTAGGTGACTgatcaaaaatattattaaaaaaaaaagaaaaggaaaggaagTGGAGATGTATTAGGATGGTACACGACGACGGAAATGGGGTAGAGGGACGAGGAGGGCGgcaaatttaaattgtttgaaaGGACGATTGTAAACTGGGGTCCAATCGAGTATAGCGCTTTCGCtggcttttctttttttcttgtgATCGTACATATCGCGAAATTCGAGGAAGAAGAAACACGGATAACGAGTCCTTTTCGTAGACGTATTTGTAATAGGGGAATCCAGGAGTTTCGAGGATTTTGCTCGGCGCGTTCGCAAACCATTTTCAATGCAAAACCTCTTGTTTCCGTTTGATGCGTTCGAATTCCTAGATCTCATGTCGCGTCATCAATGATTTTGTGATGATCGCCACGTATTTAAGGAATATACAAGCTTATAATAAAACAAAGCAGGGGGAAGAGCGATAGAAAAACTTTCCTTTCGTACGCCTAGTTGATGCACATAATTCTAAGTATCGTAGATTTTCATATggtgtaaatataaataattatatatatatatgtacacacacacacacacgcatatatatatatataaatatataaataaatgagATGAagattatatataaatataaacatatatacatatttatacacatatttatatatgtacacatatattcatgtacatatgtaaatataaatataaatatgagaGAATAAATTGAATGTATAACAGaaacaattacaaaaaaatgATCATAGACTTTAATGTAAATGTACTGCCATAATCATATTATTATATACGAGAGCCTATGCGAatagttattaattattatattcctGTAAAGATGAACAACCAGAACGACGGCGTCGACaagatgaaaagaaatatttagcACAAAAAACTAGACAACAATCCAATGTAAATAGAGCATATTTTCAATGTGTCTGGAAAAGTATGTTTTGTAATATAAGGATTGcaaaggaaaaataaaattattaaagaatcaCATCCTAATGGTACGTGTTATGGAATGAATGAGGAACCTTTGCTTGCGAAGCATGATCAGACGCAGATGTCATACGTTATTTTGCATTGTAACGTGTATGTACAGGGTATCTCGAAGTTGTGGTACACGCGGAATAGCTTTGGTGTAGCAAATTTCAAGTGAATTTCAATAAACCTTCATTGATCTGAGTTCTCTTCTTGCAAGTAATTATAGTTGACGCTGTGGATAGAAATAGGGAAACTTGATACGTACACATACACACAAAAAGAAATGACCAAAGTTACCTATTAAAATTCCTTTTATAAAGAAAACTTATATTTACATCTGGAACGATATTTTCAGTTTTTACTTTCTATTCAGTTTCCACCATTCTCACAATTACATTTACTCGACAAATAAACTTTCATTTTCTACAAAACCTCATTTACAAGTTAAAACCTTCAAGTCTCCTTCAGTAATGCATTCTCGTCGTTTTTCCTTGACAAAAAGTAGCAAACTTTAGCAAAAACTGtattcatttacatattttacgtAATAGATTCAAATTTGTAATTCGCGGGGTTACCACGTAGGTCAATTACGCATTTCAAATTTAAGATTTTCAAGAGCGCGGGAAAATTTAAACCGCAAAAAGTTACGTAACAATTTTACAGGCTTACAAATGCAAGGGATCTGTATAAAAAATTACCAGAAATGTacctttttttctttaaattgacTCCGAATTTATGCGAGAAATCAATGTTTCCCGTGATTGTTGAGACCAGACTCGAAATCTAGAATTAAATTTAGACGATTGGCAGGCCttagaaatgttaaaaatgttcACGCATGTGCTTTCGGAAAACAGTGTCTCCCTTTTTGTAATGCCTGTGTACATCGTTCGAATAGGTTGGGATACGAAATGacgaattattaattaaataaacgAAGCGCGCCAGTGGATTTTAGAAAAGTTTTACAAGCCTGGTTTGATACTTTATATGTACAACACTGAAAAAAGCATATTTTAGTAACCCATTTTTCATACCTCGCCGCTGAGTGGTGTCCcacaaaatgaaacaaattctGTGTGGCAAGATAGGGTAAGATTATTCAAACCGTTAATTAAAGAAACATGAATAAACGAACATTTTAATCGTGTATAATCTACATACTTCAAAACTCGTGACATACTTCCACTGACTGTATTTAAGTTTCGCAATTTTTAGGTTATGTCTCTGTACTTGCCTAAATTCGTGAAAGTGTCGTAATTTTCCATTAACATCTTATTTCTTTATCAGCCTTAACCATTTTGCTAGTTACTTCTTCACATAAAAATGTAACGTAAACATTTTATGCTAcatacagaatatttttatggttGTATTGAAACACGAAGAATATTTATCTCAAGTCttattttccgagaaaatccTAATTACATGAGCCATTTAGCGTTTTAGTATGATGCAAAAATGATTAACCATTTAATATTAGTCAGGAAAACCTATGAATAAGCTGTTGGATTAGATGTAATCATTATGGAATAATCGCATTGTTGCATGTAAAGTACTAGACGTTCTTTCTTTTTCAGGGACAGCATTTTGCTGATCTCGAAGTCGTCCAGATACCCGCTGTCCATAATCAGTACACGAAAGTTAATGTCAGGTGGAACGAGCAGAGTCTATCGACCACTATTATCATCGCCCCATGTAAGATACTTTGGGAATCCTAATCGTACATACGCAATGTTTGTTGGAAGACTCTTGAGGGGTGCTTTGAAAATTCGGTATCTATTATTGGGCGGTGCAGTTGGCGGAGGAATGACGTTACAGAAGGTGAATATACTAAAAAAATTATGTCGACTTCAATGTCGTTATCATGTTTTTGTCGCTTTAAGAAATACGAGCAGTGGAAAGAAGTTCTACCCGATATGAGTTGGCTAGACGATTTGCTTCCTGATAGTAAAGAGTGGCAAAATTTTCGTGGAACGCTAATGACCGTTAAGGATACCATAGCGGAAAAAATAGAGATCGGTGAGTGCACAAACACAAAGTAGAGTTTACATACATGAAAACGTGAGGCAATAAGAATTGAAGCTACGAAACATGACACAAACAGATCCACGTATAAAGCAGTTTGGAGAAGCTAAATATAATGAGTACAGAAACTGGTTTAATCAGAGATTAGATGATGCTATCCAAGCAGCCAATGATACTGAAAATAATATGAGTGTGGCAGTACCTTCTAAGAGTGAGTTGTTCTCgggtctttttttttatttatatttattgcatgTTGACGATCCTGCTGTCTGTGTTATCACTGTTACCTTGCTACCACCCTTTAATTTGCCTGACGTTTGCATACCCAATTATGACCTGATGATAGCTATAGCTGTACTGTATGCTCTTGTTACCATTTTTACACTAATTTGTCACATATTTTGCCACTAATTTGTTACATATTTTGCCACTGAAAAGTAACATATTCTATCCTGCAATGGCCCGTATCAAAGTAAGTTAAATAGAATGTATAGGTAAGGAAAGCTACATTCTTattgtaattactagactgtggattttgtgcatttatgacaaaaacgagtaggtgtaatttgacACAGTAgacaaattaaaagaatttaagaacatgaATGTATTAGgctcagcttattaaaattatataaagaagAGTGAAGCTTCTATTTGTTATCTGTTCTTTGTaattgatgtaaacaatttttattttgcaaagagatctgcagtctaataattacacgTTTAAAATGTCGATTCGACATAACATACTCCAAGCTAACAATACATGCGTATGAATGGTACATagaataaatttaacaatacatatGTCTCATTTAAATTATTTCATGAATCagtatttttttatcatttatgATTCGGTAGTTAGTAACCAGTATGTTGTAATATTGTTCAGTGTCATGTTGCACATTATTCCATTGTACATTTAGAGTTATTTTATTATGGTCTGTTCTGTTCAGGTATATTTGACGCTATCACAGCAATAGCAAATCAACTTTACTCAGGTGTGTAAAATCTTTGGAATTATCCTTGTACTACTGTCTGTCCATtcagcatttttttttatagttttaGGATAATTCTAATATGTATTGTATACGTTCATGTAGATTCgaataacagttttttttttttattttcaatcgaaCGTAAAAATAAACTTAAATACTGAATGGGACAGACCTGtttctcgttttctttttttcacatTCAAATCAGACCAATTCATCAttaatagattgcggatctttatgcaaaataaaaaaatgttcgcaTTGATTGCAAAACACAGGacagccaaatagaaatttccttcttttaattatcttattaagctgaaactaatACACTGTGATGTCctcaaatctttttaatatgtccgtTGTTTTAAATTGTATGTACCCATTTTCGttatacatgcataaaatccgcagtctaatcattaatTTCATCAGTATAGCacatatttttactatttttattatttgattgCATTGTGTATCATTGACAAAAACACTTCACTGATGCTTATATGTGGCTATTTAGTTGTGAGGAAAATTAATGTAGTCGTCTAGATATTtaccaacaattttttatgcGATTGAGTTACCGTTAACCTAGCTCgtttttcaataaatataatAGTAAATACATTAATTCGTTAGTAAAGTGTTATTGTTAGGAATTACCAGCTTTCTTGCAAGTTGCCCCGATTCACTGAAATTCCAAATATCTTATTGAACAGAGGCGAAGGATCAATTTTTGAACCGTACAGTAGCATACGCTCACCCATTAATTGACGACAATATTGAAGAGGAACGTAAGAAAGCTCGTATGTACATGTTAGTGTATTATAAATTCATTATTGAAATGATCAACAATTCGTAATTACAAATACTTCGATTTCTCTTTTAAGGAAACTCGCAGCAAAGATTGAACTCTATGCAAGACGAGATCATGCAAATGCAATTGAAGTACCAACGTGAACTTGAAAGACTGGAGAGAGAGAACAAAGAGCTTAGAAAGCAGTTGCTTTTACGTGGCAATCAAAAACTGAGCAgcaaaaaaataaaagtaaCCCGTTTAAAAGCTTTACGTTATTGCTATTGATATTCGTGTTATAACGTTATGAATATTTCTAGAAATCGTTGATCGACATGTACAGCGACGTTCTAGACGAACTCTGCGATTACGATAATGCTTACACCATTGCTGATCATTTACCGAAAGTGGTGGTTGTCGGTGATCAGAGTTCTGGTAAAACCTCTGTCTTAGAAATGATTGCTCAGGCTAGAATATTTCCTAGGTACAGCAGCACATTCCAAACCATTCacaaaccaaattgattttaataatttctttcctCGTAATTTTTTTTCAGAGGTGGTGGCGAAATGATGACAAGAGCCCCAGTCAAAGTGACACTAAGCGAAGGACCCTATCACATAGCACAGTTCAAAGACAGTTCCAGAGAGTTTGACCTAACGAAAGAATCCGAATTGGCTGATctgagacgcgaagtagagctACGCATGAAGAACAGCGTTAAAAATGGAAAGACAGTCAGTCAGGATGTGATCTCGATGACAGTGAAAGGACCGGGCCTCCAACGCATGGTTCTAATTGATCTGCCTGGAATAATTAGTGTAAGCAATAACTTGATTAGATCCAATTTCTCTTGAAAGACAATTCGTAACTTACAAAACTTTTGCAACAGACAGTTACAATTGACATGGCAGAAGACACTCGAGATGCCATTCGACAGATGTCTGAGCAGTACATGAGCAATCCTAATGCGATCATCCTTTGCATACAAGACGGTTCTGTGGACGCTGAGAGGAGCAACGTCACTGATCTTGTGTCTCAGATGGATCCTACGGGGAAGCGGACTATTTTCGTTTTGACGAAGGTAGAGCGACACTGACAATTGCttaaatatacttgaatttcTTGTATTTTGAAGGGGTAGTCTTATTTTCGAgtgtttaggaattttttcagaaaaacaatCGAACtctttgcattgggattttgcacacacattTATTGGTATTCGAAGTCAACAGTCAACTGTCGCCATGATTCCAATccagaatacccccttaattgtacaagaaaataatttgtttttcaGTTTGTATCTGAGAAAATGTATCTCGTCACCAGTCGGGGTTTACTGTAATAAGATTAACTTAATAATATATTGAAATTGATAGGTAGATCTAGCAGAAAAGAATATGGCCAATCCAGATCGTCTACGTAAGATATTGTCTGGTAAGTTGTTCCCCATGAAAGCGTTAGGTTACTTCGCTGTGGTCACTGGCCGTGGCAGACAGGACGACAGCATAGAAACGATCAGGGACTACGAAGAAAAGTTCTTTGGGAATTCTAAGTTGTTCAAGTACGTTCATACAATTATATTGAAATACTAGAAAGCTTTCATGTGTTTGATCATTTCTGATTATTCGAACAGGGATGGTTTGGCAATGTCTGGACAGGTAACCACGAGGAACCTGAGTCTTGCGGTCGCAGAGTGCTTTTGGAAGATGGTTGGCGAGACTGTCGAGCAGCAGGCTGATGCATTTAAAGCTACCAGGTTTAATCTTGAAACggaatggaaaaataatttcccAAGGTAGCTAAAAAGATTAAAGACTCAGGATCACAGTTCATAAAGATCTTTCAGAACTTGAAATATGCTGGTTTGCGGGTCGTAAATCTGGTGTCAAATATGTTTATTAAATTAAAGGAATTTTCCTGTAGATTGAGAGAGCTAGATAGAGACGAACTGTTCGAGAGAGCGCGAGGCGACATACTAGACGAGGTTGTGAACTTGTCCCAGGTCACGCCGAGACATTGGGACGAATTGTTGCTGGCTAAAATGTGGAACAAAGTTAGTATGCACGTGTTCGAGAATATCTACATGCCAGCTGCCGAAAGTGGAAACCCAGGTACACTCGTCACGATGATAATTAAACGCGCAGTAATGTACCTGGACAAATCATTTATAATTCAGGTACGTTCAACACGACCGTTGACATCAAACTCCGACACTGGGCGGAGCAACAATTGCCGGCTAAAAGCGTCGAGAGTGGTTGGGAATGTTTACAACACGAGTTCGAGCACTTCATGAACAAAGCGAAGCAGAGTCCTGACCACGACGACTTGTTCGATCAGCTGAAGACCGCGGTGGTCAGCGAGGCGATGAGGCGACATTCCTGGGAAGAAAAAGTAAATTCATCCGGCGATTTCGATCATAAGTTGCacatagtagaacctcgattatcaaGTGTTCAGAACAGTTACATCAAATAGAGACTTCAGATAACCGAGATCTAACTGTGTATCGGTCATAGCGAATGTACATACAAGCACTGCTGTATCTAGGCGTCGGAGATGCTGCGGGTCATCCAGCTGAACACCTTGGAGGACAGAAGCATAAACGACAAAAGGGACTGGGACCAGGCAGTGCGTTTCCTGGAGACGTCCATTCGTGATAAGCTGCAAGTAACCGAGCAGATTTTGCGAGACATGGTGGGCCCTGGTCGCAGCGAACGATGGCTTTATTGGAAGAGTCCGACTGTGGATCAACAGATACGATCATCCGTGAAGGATGAATTGGATCATATACTGCGCGCGCGCAAGGTGAAGAGAGAGAACCTCCTGGATGtttcaaaattgaaatattaaataccATCCTTTTGTTAACAGAGACACGCTCCCACCCTCACGCAGGATGAGCTCACAGTGATCAGAAGGAACTTGCAAGCGAACGGCATAGAGGTGGATCATGAATTTATCCGGGAGACGTGGCATCCCATTTACAGGAGATACTTCCTCCAGCAGAGTCTGAACAAAGCGTACGACTGCAGAAAAGGATTCTATATGTACCATACCGGACACGAGGAGGAAGTATGTTAGACGAGaatcaattgaaaaaattgGCAGGCCTTGAAAACTGTTATGATATCGGTTTCGGTTCTTGAGACGGTCGCGAGGAACCTTTATTTCGAATAACTGTTACGAAAACCCGAAATTTCCAATATAATATCTGTTCCGATTACAGTGCTCAAATCAGAACCTTTACATAGCAGTTTTAAACAGTTATCTTTCGGAACCGAGATCCCGAAAATGAGTTTCTCATTGAACAACGTCCTCTAGATGGAGTGCAACGACGTGGTGCTATTCTGGAGGATTCAACAGATGTTGAAGGTAACTGCCAACGCGCTGCGACAGCAGATCATGAACCGCGAGGCTCGCAGGCTTCACAAAGAAATCAAAGAGGTGCTGGAAGACTATAGTCAGGACAGCGAGATCAAGGAAAAATTGCTGACCGGTAGAAGAGTAACTTTGGCCGAGGAACTCAGTGAGTTTGTCAAAATGCGCCGACAAATTGGCCAGAACTACATTTGGATTTTCTTTTCAGAACGCGTTAGGCAAATTCAAGAAAAGCTGGAGGAGTTCATCCAGGCGTTGAATAAAGAGAAATGAAGAGGACGGTTTGAGAATGTAGATATTCGAAACCAGATTAATATGGTATGTGATAAATGATAACAGCCCTGGTGGCTGAGACGCGCGAATGGTTAGACACTTAATTTATTCTTCTCGTTGCTGAACGACGTAGCACACTGGGATAGAGTAACCGCTAGTCGTTCCAGTTTTTAATGATGAATTTTCTTATATGATTATCGAACACGCGTGGTAGCTAGACATTGATTATTTGCTCTCGTTCGGCAATGGTTCTCTCGTGGAAACACGTTCCCCGAATGTGTCATGGTCGCTGATCATACCAAAGTAATGGAGAATACTTCTAAAATAACGCTTTCATATACATATTAAACAGCGCGCACATGTTTAATAACATGTCCAGTGTAAATAGTAATTCTCACAGAAATTTGACAATTGATGTGTGAAAAGAATAGCGGTCATTGCATCTTGTATATATTGTCTCAATAACATGGAACGAGTGGAGCGAAACATTGTTGTACGAATAGGAAACCGATTGAAATAAAGGGAGATGGAACACGTAAACAGTGAGTGAATTTTTCAAACGCTTCTCAGATTAGGATAG
It encodes:
- the Opa1 gene encoding opa1 mitochondrial dynamin like GTPase isoform X3, with the translated sequence MKQILCGKIGDSILLISKSSRYPLSIISTRKLMSGGTSRVYRPLLSSPHVRYFGNPNRTYAMFVGRLLRGALKIRYLLLGGAVGGGMTLQKKYEQWKEVLPDMSWLDDLLPDSKEWQNFRGTLMTVKDTIAEKIEIDPRIKQFGEAKYNEYRNWFNQRLDDAIQAANDTENNMSVAVPSKSIFDAITAIANQLYSGNSQQRLNSMQDEIMQMQLKYQRELERLERENKELRKQLLLRGNQKLSSKKIKKSLIDMYSDVLDELCDYDNAYTIADHLPKVVVVGDQSSGKTSVLEMIAQARIFPRGGGEMMTRAPVKVTLSEGPYHIAQFKDSSREFDLTKESELADLRREVELRMKNSVKNGKTVSQDVISMTVKGPGLQRMVLIDLPGIISTVTIDMAEDTRDAIRQMSEQYMSNPNAIILCIQDGSVDAERSNVTDLVSQMDPTGKRTIFVLTKVDLAEKNMANPDRLRKILSGKLFPMKALGYFAVVTGRGRQDDSIETIRDYEEKFFGNSKLFKDGLAMSGQVTTRNLSLAVAECFWKMVGETVEQQADAFKATRFNLETEWKNNFPRLRELDRDELFERARGDILDEVVNLSQVTPRHWDELLLAKMWNKVSMHVFENIYMPAAESGNPGTFNTTVDIKLRHWAEQQLPAKSVESGWECLQHEFEHFMNKAKQSPDHDDLFDQLKTAVVSEAMRRHSWEEKASEMLRVIQLNTLEDRSINDKRDWDQAVRFLETSIRDKLQVTEQILRDMVGPGRSERWLYWKSPTVDQQIRSSVKDELDHILRARKRHAPTLTQDELTVIRRNLQANGIEVDHEFIRETWHPIYRRYFLQQSLNKAYDCRKGFYMYHTGHEEEMECNDVVLFWRIQQMLKVTANALRQQIMNREARRLHKEIKEVLEDYSQDSEIKEKLLTGRRVTLAEELKRVRQIQEKLEEFIQALNKEK
- the Opa1 gene encoding opa1 mitochondrial dynamin like GTPase isoform X5; the encoded protein is MKQILCGKIGDSILLISKSSRYPLSIISTRKLMSGGTSRVYRPLLSSPHVRYFGNPNRTYAMFVGRLLRGALKIRYLLLGGAVGGGMTLQKKYEQWKEVLPDMSWLDDLLPDSKEWQNFRGTLMTVKDTIAEKIEIDPRIKQFGEAKYNEYRNWFNQRLDDAIQAANDTENNMSVAVPSKRNSQQRLNSMQDEIMQMQLKYQRELERLERENKELRKQLLLRGNQKLSSKKIKKSLIDMYSDVLDELCDYDNAYTIADHLPKVVVVGDQSSGKTSVLEMIAQARIFPRGGGEMMTRAPVKVTLSEGPYHIAQFKDSSREFDLTKESELADLRREVELRMKNSVKNGKTVSQDVISMTVKGPGLQRMVLIDLPGIISTVTIDMAEDTRDAIRQMSEQYMSNPNAIILCIQDGSVDAERSNVTDLVSQMDPTGKRTIFVLTKVDLAEKNMANPDRLRKILSGKLFPMKALGYFAVVTGRGRQDDSIETIRDYEEKFFGNSKLFKDGLAMSGQVTTRNLSLAVAECFWKMVGETVEQQADAFKATRFNLETEWKNNFPRLRELDRDELFERARGDILDEVVNLSQVTPRHWDELLLAKMWNKVSMHVFENIYMPAAESGNPGTFNTTVDIKLRHWAEQQLPAKSVESGWECLQHEFEHFMNKAKQSPDHDDLFDQLKTAVVSEAMRRHSWEEKASEMLRVIQLNTLEDRSINDKRDWDQAVRFLETSIRDKLQVTEQILRDMVGPGRSERWLYWKSPTVDQQIRSSVKDELDHILRARKRHAPTLTQDELTVIRRNLQANGIEVDHEFIRETWHPIYRRYFLQQSLNKAYDCRKGFYMYHTGHEEEMECNDVVLFWRIQQMLKVTANALRQQIMNREARRLHKEIKEVLEDYSQDSEIKEKLLTGRRVTLAEELKRVRQIQEKLEEFIQALNKEK